In the genome of Gemmatimonadota bacterium, the window GACGCCGCAGCTCCGGGAGGTGCTGTTCCAGAAGCTCGAGCTGCCCGTGGTGAAGCGGACGAAGACCGGGGCCTCGACGGATGCCGCGGTGCTCGAGGAGCTGGCGGCGCAGGGGCACGCCCTGCCCAGACTGCTGCTCGAGTACCGGCAACTGGACAAGCTGAAGGGCACCTACGTCGACGCGCTACCGCTGCTCGTGAATCCGGAGACGGGGCGCATCCACACCAGCTTCAACCAGACGGTCGCAGCCACCGGCCGCCTGTCTTCCAGCGATCCCAACCTGCAGAACATTCCCATCCGCACGGATGTCGGCGCGGAGATCCGCAAAGGCTTCATCCCCGCGCCGGGCCACGTTTACCTGGCCGCCGACTACTCGCAGATCGAGCTGCGCATCCTGGCCCACCTCTCGGGCGACACGGCTTTTGTCGACGCGTTCCGCAGTGGCGCGGACGTGCACCGCCAGACCGCGGCACTGGTGTTCGATGTCGCGCCTGAGGCGGTAACCCCGCCGATGCGGGCGGCCGCTAAGACCATCAACTTCGCAACCATCTACGGGATCGGGCCCTTCGCGCTGGCACAGCGCCTGGCCACTTCCGTGGCTGAGGCCCGCGCCTTCATCGAGCAGTACTTCGAGCGCTTCCCCGGCGTGCGCCGCTACCTGGACGAGCAGATCGAGCGCGCGCGCACGCTCGGCTACGTCGAGACGCTGAGCGGCAGGCGCCGCTACATCCCCGAGATACGCAGCAGTAATTTCAACATGCGCCAGTTCGGCGAACGGGCAGCTACCAATGCGCCCGTGCAGGGCACGGCCGCAGACATCATCAAGCGGGCCATGATCCAGATCCATGCGGCGCTGGCGGACAACCGATCCCGCGCGCGCATGCTCCTCCAGGTTCATGACGAGCTGGTCTTCGAAGTGCCCGAGGCGGAGGTGGACACGGTGCGCACGCTGGTGAGAGAGCGGATGGAGGCGGCGTTCACCCTCGCAGTCCCCCTCGAAGTCGCGACCGGCGTGGGCCTGAACTGGTACGAATGTAAGTAGCCCCAACCTGCCATGGCGCTGCCCCACCGCCGCCCGCAGCTTCGCGCCGCAACTTCACCTGTTCCACTGCAACCGCGGCGCGGCCGGGCCGGTCCCGCGCGCCGCACGGCAGCGAGGAGGCGCCATGAGCCGCTCGATCAACAAGGTGATCCTGGTAGGAAACGTGGGTCGTGACCCGGACATCCAGACGACGGGGAGCGGGACCAAGGTCGCTCACCTCTCGCTGGCCACCAGTCGCCGGGTGCCGCGGGACGGGAGCTTCGAGGAACGCACGGAGTGGCACCGCCTCACCGTGTGGGACCGCCTGGCCCAGCTGGCCGAGGACTACGTGCGCAAGGGCGACCGGCTGTACGTCGAGGGGCGGATCGAGT includes:
- a CDS encoding single-stranded DNA-binding protein translates to MSRSINKVILVGNVGRDPDIQTTGSGTKVAHLSLATSRRVPRDGSFEERTEWHRLTVWDRLAQLAEDYVRKGDRLYVEGRIEYDSYEKNGVTVPTAEVQVRELIMLGSPPGRRDENEGEEDEDQS
- the polA gene encoding DNA polymerase I, giving the protein PGSEAMRPLRELLEDAAIAKVGHDLKQAMLVLRRAGIELRGASFDTSVASYVLDPGRRDHGLESLALEHLNWRTIRYEEVCGKGRDQLPLAQCPLERVRDYVSQGADLACRLMELFQPELEHYGLGRLFQGIEMPLVPVLAEMEWAGIRIDRDFFAALSRKLQRELELIQHEIYKLAGREFNINSTPQLREVLFQKLELPVVKRTKTGASTDAAVLEELAAQGHALPRLLLEYRQLDKLKGTYVDALPLLVNPETGRIHTSFNQTVAATGRLSSSDPNLQNIPIRTDVGAEIRKGFIPAPGHVYLAADYSQIELRILAHLSGDTAFVDAFRSGADVHRQTAALVFDVAPEAVTPPMRAAAKTINFATIYGIGPFALAQRLATSVAEARAFIEQYFERFPGVRRYLDEQIERARTLGYVETLSGRRRYIPEIRSSNFNMRQFGERAATNAPVQGTAADIIKRAMIQIHAALADNRSRARMLLQVHDELVFEVPEAEVDTVRTLVRERMEAAFTLAVPLEVATGVGLNWYECK